The Variovorax sp. S12S4 genome includes the window TCGCCATCTTGTGCGAACCGTTTTCGAGCGGCGCGGCCTGGTCGAGCACGTTGCGTGCAAATTCGATGACCTTGGCGCCGCGCACGGCGTTGTAGCCCTTGCCCTTTTCGGCGCCATCGGTCTCGGGAATGGCATCGGTGCCGTAGAGCGCGTCGTACAGCGAGCCCCAGCGTGCATTGGCGGCGTTGAGCGCGTAGCGCGCGTTCAGGATGGGCACCACCAGCTGCGGGCCGGCCTGCAGCGCGAGTTCGGAATCGACGCTCGCCGTGGTGGCCTTCGCGCCCTTGGGCTGCGGCAGCAGGTAGCCGATTTTTTCGAGGAATGCGCGGTACGCCGGCATGTCGGCAATCGGGCCGGGGTTCTTCTTGTGCCAGGCGTCGAGCTCGGTTTGCAGGCGGTCGCGCTCGGCCAGGAGCGCAATGTTCTTCGGCGCAAGGTCGCTCACGATGGCGTCGAAGCCCTTCCAGAAAACATCGCTGGCCACACCGCTGGCGGGCAAGACCTTGTCTTCGATGAAGCGGTGCAACTCGGTCGCGACCTGGAGTCCGTGGGCGGTGGTGCGGGCGGTCATGTTTTTCTCCTGGAGAACGATTCAATGTGGGCGGAACAGGAGGCGGTGTCTGTCAGAACAGCGCTGCGCCGTGGTTCCATGCAAGGACTTTATTCGATACTTTGCTGGCCTGTAAGAGCCGAAAGCGTGATTTATCAGTGACAAAAATGGGGGTAATCACACGCCTTCGACGCTCGCTCCGTCGCGTTTTCAGCTCATTCCGCTGAGCTGGCGGGCCGCGGTGCGCACCGGCTCTATGTGGCGCGCGTCGTAGCGGTGGGCGGGCATGGTCAGCGTGACCGCGGCGGCCAGACCGCCATCGGCATGGAATACGGGCGCCGAAATGCCCGCCAGCTCGGCCGTGCGGTCGCCCACCAGCGCGCAGTAGCCCTGCGCGCGAATGGTGTCGTACAGCTTCCGCTCCTTGGGGCTGCGCGGCTGTTCGGCTTCGGGGCCGAAGGCGATCAGCACGCGCGCACCGGCGCCGCGGTCATTGGGCAGCAGATCGCCCGCGTGCACGTGGTCGCGCACCACATGCGACGAATCGACGCGAAACTGGCACAGCCGCACCCAGCTGTCGCCCTGGCCCTGCCGCACGTGGTACGCCGCGCTTTCTCCAGTGGCCGCCGCGAGCGCGCGCAGCACCGGCAGCACGATGCGGTCGAGCGAGAGCGACGCCGCATAAAGGCCGTGCAGGCGAGCGATCTCGGCGCCGAGCGCATAGCGCCCGTCGTCCTGCCGGCGAATTAGCCGTGCATGTTCCAGCGAAGCCAACAGGCGCAGCACCGTGCTCTTGTAGAGCTGCGTGCGCTCTGCAAGCTGCGCGAGCGACAGCGCCTCGTCGCCGGGCTGAAAGGCTGAGAGCAGGCTCAGCGCGCGGTCGACCGCAGCGGCGCCACCTGGGGCGGCATTGAGGTCTGAAACCGATTCGGTCTGGGCTTTGCGGGGCATGGCGTTGGCTTGACAGGGAAAGTCGTTCGGCGGTCTAATTCTGTTTAATGGAATTTAGTTCTGCAAGATAGAACTGTCAAGCGAGTGCCGCCCGCCAAGTGGCCAGCCAACCGCTCAAGGAGACAAGAGTCGATGACACCCCCGATGTTGTGATCAGCGAGGTCGGCCCACGCGACGGCCTGCAATCGGTCAAGGCCACCATGCCCACGGCTGACAAGCTGCGCTGGATCGACGCGCTCTACGCCGCCGGCGTGCGCGAGATCGAGGTGGCCTCCTTCGTGCCCGCCAGGCTGCTGCCGCAGATGGCCGATGCGGCGGAAGTGGTGCGCCATGCCGCTACGCTGCCCGGTCTGGTGGTGATGGCGCTGGTGCCCAACCGCAAGGGCGCGCAGGCCGCGCTCGAAGCCGGCGCGCACAAGCTCACCATGCCCGTATCGGCCAGCCTGGCGCACTCGCTGGCCAACGTGCGCAAGACGCCGGCCGAGATGGTCGACGAAGTGCGCGCCATCACCGAACTGCGCCGCGAAACGGCGCCCGGGGTGCTGCTCGAAGTCGGCATTTCCACCGCCTTCGGTTGCACGCTGCAAGGGCTGGTGCCCGAAGACGACGTGATCCGCCTGGCCGCGCAATGCATCGAAGCGGGCGCGGAAGAAGCCGGCCTTTCGGACACCGTGGGCTATGCCAACCCGGCGCAGGTGCGCCGGCTCTTCAAGCGGTTGCGCGCCGAACTCGGCACGCATGCCGGCGCGGCGCACATGCACAACACGCGCGGCCTGGGCATTGCCAATTGCCTTGCGGCGTGGGACGAGGGCGTGCGCACCTTCGACGCTTCGCTCGGCGGCCTCGGCGGCTGCCCGTATGCGCCAGGGGCTTCCGGCAACGCAGTCACCGAAGACCTCGTCTTCATGTTCGAGGCCATGGGCGTTCGAACCGGCATCGACATCGAAAAACTCATTGCGGCGCGCGCGCCGCTCATGGCCGGCCTGCCGGGCGAGCCGGTCTACGGCATGACGCCCGAAGCCGGCCTGCCCAAGGGCTTCGTCCAAGGCCCTGCCCAGGAAACCAACCCACATGCCTGAATCCAATCCGCTTCCCTATGCCGGCGTTCGCGTCGTCGAGTTCACCCACATGGTCATGGGCCCGACCTGCGGCCTGCTGCTGGCCGACCTCGGCGCCGAGGTCATCAAGGTCGAGCCCATCGAGGGCGACAGCACGCGCCGCCTGCTCGGTTCGGGCTCGGGCTTCTTCCCCACGTTCAACCGCAACAAGAAGAGCATCGCGCTCGACCTCAAGACGCCAGAGGGCGTGGAGGCCGCGCTGCGCCTCGTCGCCACGGCCGACATCGTGAGCGAGAACTTCAAGCCAGGCACCATGAAGAAGCTGGGCCTGGACTACGACAGCCTGAAGCAGCTCAACCCGCGCCTCATTTATGTGAGCCACAAAGGCTTTCTGCCGGGGCCGTACGACCACCGCACCGCGCTTGACGAGGTGGTGCAGATGATGGGCGGCCTGGCCTACATGACCGGCCGCGCCGGCGACCCGCTGCGTGCGGGCACCAGCGTGAACGACATCATGGGCGGCATGTTCGGCGCCATCGGCGCGATGGCCGCGCTGCGCCAGCGCGAACTCACCGGCAAGGGCTGCGAGGTGCAGTCCGCGCTGTTCGAGAACAACGTGTTCCTGGTCGCGCAGCACATGATGCAGTTCGCCGCCACCGGCAAGGCGGCCGACCCGATGCCCAGCCGCATCTCGGCGTGGGCCGTGTACGACGTGTTCACCGTGAAGGACGGCGAGCAGATCTTTCTCGCGGCCGTGAGCGACAAGCAGTGGGCGATCTTCTGCAAGGCCTTCGGGCTGGAAGAAATGCTGGCCGACCCGCGCCTGAAGACCAACAACGACCGCGTGCTGGCGCGCGAGTGGATGATGCCGATCCTGCGCTCGCACCTGGCCGGCTACAGCGCGGCCGAACTCAGCGCGGTATTCGAGCAGAACGAGCTGCCCTTTGCGCCCATCACCAAGCCGCAGCAGCTGTTCGACGACCCGCACCTGAATGCCACCGGCGGCCTCGCGCCCGTGCGCATGAATGACGGCCACATGGCCAAGGTGCCGCTCATGCCCTTCACGCTCGACGGCGAGCGCCCCGGCATTCGCCTGCAGCCGCCGCACATCGGCGAGCACACCGCCGAGCTGCTGAAGGAGGTGGGCTACAGCGACGAAGAAATCGCCGCCTTCGAGGCGCGCCGGGCCGGCGCTGCCGGTTGAACCCAAGACAAGGCTCGGGACAGAAAACCCGGGCGATATAGTTCTTGCGCCATGGACCGCCTGAAGCAACTCGAATCCTTCGTCTCGGTGGCGACCCGCGGCGGCCTCACGGCCGCGGCCAAGGCCGAGGGCGTCGCGCCCGCCATCATGGGGCGGCGCCTCGACGCGCTGGAGGCCAGGCTGGGCGTGAAGCTGCTGGTGCGCACCACGCGGCGCATCACGCTCACGCACGAAGGCAGCGCCTTTCTCGAGGACTGCCAGCGCCTGCTGACCGAATTCGCCAATGCCGAGGCCAGCGTGAGCGCCGGGGGCATCAAGGCCAGCGGGCACTTGCGCGTGACGGCGCCGGCGGGCTTCGGCCGCCGGCATGTGGCGCCGCTGGTGCCGCGCTTCCATGCCATGCACCCGGAAGTCACGATCTCGCTCAACCTTAGCGACCGCGTGGTCGACGTGCGCGGCGAAAGCTTCGATTGCGCGGTGCGCGTGGGCGACATGCCCGATTCGTCGCTGGTGAGCGTGCGGCTGGCCGACAACCGGCGCCGCTGCGTCGCCACGCCGGAATTCGTGCGCCGCCACGGCATGCCCAAGCACCCGAGCGAGCTGTCGCGCTTTGCCTGCCTCACGCTCTCGAGCGATGCTTCTCAAACGCGCGGCTGGGCATTTCGCCTGCCGGCCGAAGAGGGCGAGGGCGGCGAAGAACTGATCTACCTCCGGCCCGAGGGTCCGCTCGATTGTTCCGACGGGCAGGTGCTGCACGACTGGTGCCTGGCCGGCCACGGCATTGCCTGGCGCAGCACCTGGGAGGTCGAGGCCGAAATCGATGCGGGTTTGCTGGTGCCGCTGCTCGACGAATTCGCCGCGCCGCCCAACGGCATCTACGCCGTGTTCACGGGCACCAAGCACCTGCCGCTGCGGGTGCGGCTGTGGCTTGATTTCCTCAAGGAGCAATACGGACGCCCCGAATTCTGGGGCGGAAGAGGGTAAAGCCGTCCGAGCGGCGGCACAATGCGCAAGCATTTGCAACCCCATTGAAGAAGAAAGCCATTCGATGACCCTCGAAGCCATCCTCGCCTACCTGCACTTGCTGGCCATCCTCACGATGGTGGTGTTCATCTCGAGCGAAGCGGCGCTGTGCCGCGTGCAGTGGCTCAATGCCGCCGTGGTCGAGCGGCTCGCCAAGGTCGACCTGGTCTACGGCATTTCCGCCATTGCCGTGCTCGCGACCGGCATTGCCCGCACCGTGTGGGGCGTGAAGGGCACCGCCTGGTACTGGACCAACCCGCTCCTGCACGTGAAGCTCGGCCTGTTCATCATCATCGGCGTGCTCTCGATCTTCCCGACGCTGACCTACTTCCGCTGGCGCAAGGCGCTGCGCGCCAACGGCACGCTGCCGACCGAAGACGATGTGCGGAAAACGCGCAAGCTGGTGATGGTGCAGGCCCACCTGATCGCGGTGATTCCGCTGGTCGCCGTGTTCCTTGCGCGCGGCTTCGGCAAGTAGGGCCGGCATGGAACGCGCCGGCATCCAGCTCCTGTTTGCCGGCACCATCTTCAGCAGCGCGTTCCTGCTGTTTCTCGTCCAGCCGCTCATCGCCAAGCAGATCCTGCCCTGGTTCGGCGGCTCGGCCGCCGTGTGGTCGATCTGCATGGTGTTCTTCCAGGCCGTGCTGCTCGCGGGCTATGCCTATTCCGATTGGGTGACGCGGCACCTGCGCGTGAGAGTACAGGCCGCATTGCATGTCGGTCTTCTGCTCGCGAGCCTGGCCTTCCTGCCGCTGGTGGTGGCCGCGCGCTGGAAGCCCACGGGCGCCGAAGACCCCACGTGGCTGATCCTGGGCCTGCTGCTTGCGACCATCGGGCTTCCCTACTTTCTGCTTTCGACCACCGGGCCGCTGGTGCAGTCGTGGGTGGCGCGCACACCCTGGAGCGCGCGGGTGTACCGGTACTTCTCGCTGTCGAACCTGGCCTCGCTGCTGTCTCTCCTGAGTTATCCGGTGCTGATCGAACCGCGCAGCTCGCTGCTCCAGCAGGCGCAGGGATGGTCGTGGGGCTACGGGGCGTTCGTGGTGCTTTGCGCAGGGACGACCTTGCTCGTGGCGTACCGCTGGTCGGAAGCCGTGCCGGCATCAACGTCAACGGCGACGGCGGGCGAGGAGACGCCTCCGCGCTGGTCCGACGCGCTGCTCTGGCTCGCCTTGCCGGCGCTCGCATCGTGGCTGCTGCTGGCGGTGACCAACCACATCACCCAGAACGTCGCGGCAGTGCCGTTTCTCTGGATCTTGCCGCTGTCGCTGTACCTGTTCACCTTTGTGCTGTGCTTCGAAAGCGACCGCTGGTACCGGCGCGGCGTTTTCCTGCCGCTGGCGGCGGGTGTGCTGGTGCTGTGCGCCTTCGGCCTGCAGCACCACATCGGCTCGGACGTGCGCACGGGGCTGCCGATCTATGTGGGCGGCCTGTTCGTGCTGTGCATGTTCCTGCACGGAGAAACCGCAAGGCTGCGGCCGGCACCGCGCTATCTCACGCGCTTCTACCTGATGCTGTCGCTGGGTGGCGCCATTGGCGGCGCCCTGGTGGGGCTGGTCGCGCCGCACGTGCTGCCCGCGTACTACGAACTGGGCATCGGCCTCACGCTCACCGCGCTGGCGGCGGTGGCCGTGCTGCGTCATCGCCTGTGGCTGCGGCTCTCCGGCGTGGCCCTGGCGGCCTGCTGCGTCTTTTTCCTGGTGGCGCAGATCCGCAGCGACAGATTGGGCGCGCGCCATCTGGTGCGCAGCTTCTACGGCGCACTGATCACCTTCGACGTGCGCCGCGCCAATCCTCCGAGCTACGTGCGGCTGCTGTCGCATGGTTCCATCAAGCATGGCGAGCAGTTTCTCGACCCGCTCAGGCGGCGCGAGCCCACCACCTACTACGGCGCCACCTCGGGCATCGGCCGGGCCATGGCCGCCGCGCCAGACGGGCCGCGTCGCGTCGGGCTGATCGGCCTCGGCGCGGGCACGCTTGCGACCTACGGCCGAAGCGGCGACGTCTACCGCATCTACGAGATCAATCCGCAGGTGTTCGAACTGGCGGACAGCGAGTTCACCTTTCTGCGCGACAGCTCCGCGCAGACCGAGCGCGTGCTCGGCGATGCGCGGCTGGCGCTGGAGCGCGAGGCGCCGCAGGGCTTCGACCTGCTGGCAGTCGATGCATTTTCTGGCGATGCGGTGCCGGTCCATCTGCTCACGGCCGAGGCGCTGGACGTCTACCTGCGCCACATGAAGCCCGACGGCATCGTGGCCTTTCACGTGTCCAACCGCTACCTGGAGCTCGCACCCGTGGTCGCACGAATCGCGGCTTTGAAAGGGGTGCATGCGGTGCTGGTGAGCGACGACGCCAAGGAATCGAAGTGGCTCAACTCGACCGACTGGGTGCTGGTTGCGCGCGATCCCGCCGTGCTGGTGCGTGAGCCGCTGCGCGGCGCGGCTTCGCCCATCGCGCTTCCGGCTGACACCCGCCCCTGGACCGACGACTTCAACAACCTGCTGGGCGTAATCAAGTAGCACCCATGTAGCGCCCATGAAAAAGCCCCGCCGGCGAGGGGCCGTGCGGGGCTCGATTCAGAAAAGCGCGGCCGGTGTCAGGCCTTGGCGCTCAGGCATTCCTTCATGAACGCCTTGCGGGCGTCGCCCTTGAGGGTCTTGGCCTTTTCGTCGGCGTTGCAGGTCTTCATTTTTTCCTGCTGGGTCTGCTTGGCGGTCATGGCGGGCTTGGCGCTCAGGCAGTTCTTCATGAACGCCTTGCGCTCGTCGCCCTTCTTGTCGCCCGCTTCCTGGTTGCAGGTCGTCATCTTGCTTTGCTGGGCGGTGGGGGCCTTGGCCGCGGGTGTGGCCGGTGTAGCGGGGGTGGCGGGCGTCGCGGCCGGAGCAACGACGACAGGCGCGGGCGCCTTGTCTTGCGCCTGTGCGGCGCCAAAGGAAAGGCAGGCGCCCAGGGCGACCAGGGAAAGGAGCTTTTTCATGGTGATATGTCCTTGCAAGGTTGTGTTGTGACAGGTGCCCCGCCCCCGGGGCCGCTCATCCTAACGGGCGGGGGCATGCATTCGATGACCGCCGGCGCCGCCGAGCGGGTTTGCCCCCGGTAAAATCCGCAGATGCTATTGGTCAAACAGGAGCTGCTCGCGGCGCTCGCGAACACGCTCGAATCCCTCTCACCCGGCGCCGGCTCCAAAGCCGCGTTCGAGTCGCCCAAGGTGGCCGCCCATGGCGATTTCGCCAGCACGGCCGCCATGCAACTCGCCAAACCGCTCGGCCGCAAGCCACGCGAACTGGCCGAGGAGCTCAGCGCCGCGCTGCTCGCCACCCCCGTGTTCGGCCAGTGGGTCGAAGCCATCGAAATCGCCGGTCCCGGTTTTCTCAACATCCGCCTCAAGACCTCCGCCAAGCAGCAGATCGTGCGCGAAGTGCTGAATGCGGCCGACGCCTTCGGCCAGCAGCCCGCCACCGGCGAAAAGGTGCTGGTCGAGTTCGTCTCGGCCAACCCGACCGGTCCGCTGCACGTCGGCCACGGCCGCCAGGCCGCGCTCGGCGATGCCATCTGCAACCTGCGCGCCTCGCAGGGCGACACGGTCTGGCGCGAGTTCTATTACAACGACGCCGGCGTGCAGATCCAGACGCTGGCCAACAGCACGCAGCTGCGCGCCCGCGGCTTCAAGCCCGGCGACCCCGAATGGCCGAGCGGCGAAAAGGCGCCCGCCTACAACGGCGACTACATCGCCGACATTGCCGAAGACTTCAAGGCGAAGAAGACCGTCAAGTCGGACGACCGCGAATACACCGCCAGCGGCAACATCGACGACCTCGATTCCATCCGCGAATTTGCCGTGGCCTATCTGCGCCGCGAGCAAGACCTCGATTTGCAGGCCTTCCGCGTGCGCTTCGACAATTACTACCTCGAATCGAGCCTCTACACCAGCGGCCGCGTCGAGGCGGCGGTGCAAAAGCTCGTGGCCGCCGGCAAGACCTACGAGCAGGACGGTGCGCTGTGGCTCAAGTCGACCGACTACGGGGACGACAAGGACCGCGTGATGAAGAAGCAGGACGGTACGTACACGTACTTCGTGCCCGACGTCGCCTACCACATTGCAAAATGGGAGCGCGGCTTCCACAAGGTGGTCAACATCCAGGGCACCGACCACCACGGCACCATCGCGCGCGTGCGCGCCGGCCTGCAGGCGGCGGGCGTCGGCATTCCCGAGGGCTACCCCGACTACGTGCTGCACACCATGGTGCGCGTGATGAAGGGCGGCGAAGAGGTCAAGATCAGCAAGCGCGCGGGCAGCTACGTCACGCTGCGCGACCTCATCGAATGGACCAGCACCGATGCCGTGCGCTTCTTCCTTTTGAGCCGCAAGCCCGACACCGAATTCCTCTTCGATATCGATCTGGCGTTGGCTCAGAACAACGATAACCCGGTCTACTACGTGCAGATGGCGCACGCGCGCATCTGCAAGATGCTGCGCGATTGGGGTGGCGAAGTCGCATCGTTGAGCACGAGTGATTTGTCCTCATTGGAGGCGCCGCAGGCACAGACCATCATGCTGCAGCTTGCCAAGTATCCCGAGATGCTGTCAGCGGCGGCGAAGGACTTTGCGCCGCACGACGTGACCTTCTACCTGCGCGAGCTTGCGTCCAATCTGCACAGCTACTACGACGCGGAACGCGTGCTTGTTGACGACGAAACGCTCAAGAAAGCCCGCCTCGCGCTTGTCGCCGCCTGCGCGCAGGTGCTGCACAATGGCCTCGCGATTCTCGGCGTCAGTGCGCCGAGCAAGATGTGAAATCACTATGAAGAAGACAACCAGACAACGCGGCAACATCGTCATCGGCCTCATCATCGGCCTGGTGCTGGGGTTGGGTGTCGCGCTGGGCATTGCGGTCTACGTGACCAAGGTGCCGATTCCGTTCGTGACCAAGACCCAGCGCGGCGGTGCCGAGCAGGACGAAGCCGAGGCCCGCAAGAACCGCGACTGGGACCCGAATGCGCCCCTGGCCGGCAAGCCCGGCACGCCCGCCAAGCCGCCCGCGGCGGCAGGTGGCCCGGTGGCTCCCGCCGCCGGCGACAACACGGCCGTGGCGCCGGGAGCCGCGCCGCCCGCTCCGCCGGTGCCGGTGGTCGTAGCGCCCAAGCCCGCGCGTCCGGCGCCCGTGCCGGCCGAAGCCAATTCGCTGCCGCCGTCGAACGATCCGCTGGGCGATCTGGCCCGCGCGCGTGCCGGCGGCAACAGCGGCAGCACCACCACGGCCGCCGCGCCAAGCAGCAGTAGCAACAGCGCGGCACCGTCGTCCGGCCCCGATCCATTCATGTATTTCGTGCAGGCCGGCGCCTTCCGCACCACCGACGACGCCGAGGCCCAGCGCGCCAAGCTGTCGCTGATGGGCGTGGAGGCCCGGGTTACCGAGCGCGAGCAGGCGGGCCGCACGGTCTACCGGGTGCGCGCCGGTCCGTTCAACAAGAAGGACGACGCCGATCGCCTGAAAGAGCGGCTCGACAGCGGCGGCCTCGAATCGGCGCTCGTGCGCGTACAGCGCTGAGGTGTATTCCCGCGGCGGCTGCGGCCTTGCGGCAGCCGTCATGAATAATCCCTAAGCTTTGCGGCACGGGCCGCCGCCAAGATCGCGTATTGGGCATGCCGCATGCGGGAACTCCGCGCGGCGCCCCGGCTCTGTCTGCCGTACCCAACAGGAGAACTTTTTCAATGAAACGTCGTGACTTTTCGCTGGCCGCCACTTCGCTCGGTCTGATTTCGCTGGCTGGCAATACGGCGCACGCCCAGGCGCGCGCGCCCAAGGCCGGCACCGAGTACCTGGTGCTCGACAAGCGCGTGCCCGTCGACGCGCCCGCCGGCAAGGTCGAAGTGATCGAGTTCTTCTCGTACAACTGTCCGCATTGCAACGATTTCGAGCCGCAGCTCGACGCCTGGCTCAAGACGGCTCCCAAGGAAGTGGCTTTCCGCCGCGTGCCGGTGCCCTTCGTGGGCAACGACGTCGAAGCCAAGCAGCGCCTGTACTACGCGCTCGAAGCCATGGGCAAGGTCGAGGAATTCCAGCCGAAGATCTTCAACGCGATTCACAGGCAGCGCCAGAACGTCAACGGCGACACCAACATCGTTGCCTGGGCCGCGGCCAACGGCCTCGACGGCGCCAAGTTCAAGGAAGTGTTTACCTCGTTCAGCGTGGCCAGCAAGGCCAAGCGCGCCACGCAGTTGACCGAAGCCTACAAGGTGGCCGGCGTTCCGGCTCTGGCCGTGGGCGGCCGCTGGTACGTGGACGGCGAGCTCGCCGGTAACATGACCAAGGCGCTCCAGGTCACCAATTACCTGATCGGCGAAGCCAAGAAGGGCTGATCGCCTTCAGGGGCAAGACAGCGGCCCGGCCACGCCGGGCCCGCAGTGTTCCCGGATCGGATGTCAAGCCCGCTTTGGCGGGCTTTTTCATCTCTGCGCGCTGGGCTGGCGCGATCCGCCGCATACAATGCAGAGCAAGTTTCGTGCCTCTATGACATCGCACTCCTACTCCAACACCACTCCTCTTCTGGGTCGCATCGGCCGCTTGGCCCGCCTTGGCATTGGCGCGCTGTGCCTGGCCGGCGCCGCTTCGGGCGCGCTGGCCGAGACGGCCGACCGCACCAAGCCGATGAACATCGAGTCGGACGCCATGCGGTACGACGACCTCAAGCAGACCAGCGTGTTCACCGGGAACGTGCTGGTCACCAAGGGCACCATCATCATCCGCGGCGCGCGGATCGACGTTCGCCAGGACGCCGAGGGCTACCAGTACGGCGTGGTCACGGCGGCGCCCGGCAAGCGGGCCTATTACAAGCAGAAGCGCAACGCCCCCGACGAGTGGATCGAGGGCGAGTCGGAAGTCATCGAGTACGACAGCCGCGCCGACAACGTCAAGTTCATCCGCAATGCCGTCATGCGCCGCCTGATCGGCGCTACGCCCAACGACGAAAGCAGCGGCGCGCTCATCGTCTACGACCAGAGCAACGACACCTACACGGTCAACGGCTCCACCGTGCCGCCGAATGCGGGCGTGAATGCTCCGTCGGGCGGACGCGTCAGGACCATCCTCACGCCCAAATCGGCCACTGCGCCCGGTGCTGCCGCGCCTGCCGCGGGTGCACAGCCCGCGCCCGCGGCAACCCAGCCGGCGCCCGGAACGGGCCTGCGCTCGACCACCACCCTGGGTGGCGAAGGGGAAGGGCGCAAGTGATCGAAAACGCCGGAAACCAGAACGCCGATGGCACGCCGGGCAGCCGCCTGGTGGTGCGCGGCCTGCAAAAAAGCTACGGCAGCCGCAAGGTCGTCAAGGACGTCTCGCTCGACGTGCAAAAGGGCGAGGTCGTGGGATTGCTCGGCCCCAACGGCGCGGGCAAGACCACCTCGTTCTACATGATCGTGGGCCTGGTGCGGGCCGACGCCGGCGAGATCACCATCGACGGCGAGCCCATCGCGCACATGCCGATTCACCGCCGCGCCCGCATGGGCCTGAGCTACCTGCCGCAGGAAGCGTCGATCTTCCGCAAGCTCAGCGTCGAGGAAAACGTGCGCGCCGTGCTCGAGCTCCAGCGCGAGCCCGACGGCAACGGCAAGCCCGCGCCACTGACCAAGCAGCGCATCGAAGAGCGCCTTTCCGCGCTGCTGGCCGACCTGCGGGTGGACCACCTCCGCGATTCCCCGGCGCTCGCGCTTTCGGGCGGCGAACGGCGCCGGGTCGAGATTGCCCGCGCGCTGGCCACGCAGCCGCGCTTCATCCTGCTGGACGAGCCCTTTGCCGGCATCGACCCTATCGCGGTGATCGAAATCCAGCGGATCATCAGCTTTCTCAAGGAGCGCGGCATCGGCGTGCTCATTACCGACCACAACGTGCGTGAAACGCTGGGCATCTGCGATCACGCGTTCATCATCAGCGACGGGCATGTGCTGGCACAAGGCACACCCTCGGAGATCGTCGACAACGCCGAAGTACGCAGGGTGTACCTCGGCGAGCACTTCCGGATGTAAGGGAGGAGTCGGTCTCCATGAAGCAAGGGCTGTCCCTTCGCGTCTCGCAGCACCTGGCGCTCACGCCCCAGCTGCAGCAGTCGATCCGGCTGCTGCAGCTCTCCACGCTCGAACTGAGCCAGGAAGTGGAGCAGATGCTCGACGAAAACCCGTTCCTCGAACGCACCGCGGAAGAAGCGGCGCGCGAGGAATTCGGGCTCGACGCCGTCGACACCCCCGCTCCGCGCGATGAAGCGGCGGAGGCCGGCGAGGGCGACTTCGCTTCGCTGCCGGCCAGCAGCGCGACCACCTCCACCGCCGAAACCAGCACCTCCGCCACCGAC containing:
- a CDS encoding PsiF family protein; the protein is MKKLLSLVALGACLSFGAAQAQDKAPAPVVVAPAATPATPATPATPAAKAPTAQQSKMTTCNQEAGDKKGDERKAFMKNCLSAKPAMTAKQTQQEKMKTCNADEKAKTLKGDARKAFMKECLSAKA
- a CDS encoding LysR family transcriptional regulator, which codes for MDRLKQLESFVSVATRGGLTAAAKAEGVAPAIMGRRLDALEARLGVKLLVRTTRRITLTHEGSAFLEDCQRLLTEFANAEASVSAGGIKASGHLRVTAPAGFGRRHVAPLVPRFHAMHPEVTISLNLSDRVVDVRGESFDCAVRVGDMPDSSLVSVRLADNRRRCVATPEFVRRHGMPKHPSELSRFACLTLSSDASQTRGWAFRLPAEEGEGGEELIYLRPEGPLDCSDGQVLHDWCLAGHGIAWRSTWEVEAEIDAGLLVPLLDEFAAPPNGIYAVFTGTKHLPLRVRLWLDFLKEQYGRPEFWGGRG
- a CDS encoding IclR family transcriptional regulator — translated: MPRKAQTESVSDLNAAPGGAAAVDRALSLLSAFQPGDEALSLAQLAERTQLYKSTVLRLLASLEHARLIRRQDDGRYALGAEIARLHGLYAASLSLDRIVLPVLRALAAATGESAAYHVRQGQGDSWVRLCQFRVDSSHVVRDHVHAGDLLPNDRGAGARVLIAFGPEAEQPRSPKERKLYDTIRAQGYCALVGDRTAELAGISAPVFHADGGLAAAVTLTMPAHRYDARHIEPVRTAARQLSGMS
- a CDS encoding DUF2214 family protein is translated as MTLEAILAYLHLLAILTMVVFISSEAALCRVQWLNAAVVERLAKVDLVYGISAIAVLATGIARTVWGVKGTAWYWTNPLLHVKLGLFIIIGVLSIFPTLTYFRWRKALRANGTLPTEDDVRKTRKLVMVQAHLIAVIPLVAVFLARGFGK
- a CDS encoding CaiB/BaiF CoA transferase family protein, with amino-acid sequence MPESNPLPYAGVRVVEFTHMVMGPTCGLLLADLGAEVIKVEPIEGDSTRRLLGSGSGFFPTFNRNKKSIALDLKTPEGVEAALRLVATADIVSENFKPGTMKKLGLDYDSLKQLNPRLIYVSHKGFLPGPYDHRTALDEVVQMMGGLAYMTGRAGDPLRAGTSVNDIMGGMFGAIGAMAALRQRELTGKGCEVQSALFENNVFLVAQHMMQFAATGKAADPMPSRISAWAVYDVFTVKDGEQIFLAAVSDKQWAIFCKAFGLEEMLADPRLKTNNDRVLAREWMMPILRSHLAGYSAAELSAVFEQNELPFAPITKPQQLFDDPHLNATGGLAPVRMNDGHMAKVPLMPFTLDGERPGIRLQPPHIGEHTAELLKEVGYSDEEIAAFEARRAGAAG
- a CDS encoding fused MFS/spermidine synthase, giving the protein MERAGIQLLFAGTIFSSAFLLFLVQPLIAKQILPWFGGSAAVWSICMVFFQAVLLAGYAYSDWVTRHLRVRVQAALHVGLLLASLAFLPLVVAARWKPTGAEDPTWLILGLLLATIGLPYFLLSTTGPLVQSWVARTPWSARVYRYFSLSNLASLLSLLSYPVLIEPRSSLLQQAQGWSWGYGAFVVLCAGTTLLVAYRWSEAVPASTSTATAGEETPPRWSDALLWLALPALASWLLLAVTNHITQNVAAVPFLWILPLSLYLFTFVLCFESDRWYRRGVFLPLAAGVLVLCAFGLQHHIGSDVRTGLPIYVGGLFVLCMFLHGETARLRPAPRYLTRFYLMLSLGGAIGGALVGLVAPHVLPAYYELGIGLTLTALAAVAVLRHRLWLRLSGVALAACCVFFLVAQIRSDRLGARHLVRSFYGALITFDVRRANPPSYVRLLSHGSIKHGEQFLDPLRRREPTTYYGATSGIGRAMAAAPDGPRRVGLIGLGAGTLATYGRSGDVYRIYEINPQVFELADSEFTFLRDSSAQTERVLGDARLALEREAPQGFDLLAVDAFSGDAVPVHLLTAEALDVYLRHMKPDGIVAFHVSNRYLELAPVVARIAALKGVHAVLVSDDAKESKWLNSTDWVLVARDPAVLVREPLRGAASPIALPADTRPWTDDFNNLLGVIK
- a CDS encoding hydroxymethylglutaryl-CoA lyase; the encoded protein is MPTADKLRWIDALYAAGVREIEVASFVPARLLPQMADAAEVVRHAATLPGLVVMALVPNRKGAQAALEAGAHKLTMPVSASLAHSLANVRKTPAEMVDEVRAITELRRETAPGVLLEVGISTAFGCTLQGLVPEDDVIRLAAQCIEAGAEEAGLSDTVGYANPAQVRRLFKRLRAELGTHAGAAHMHNTRGLGIANCLAAWDEGVRTFDASLGGLGGCPYAPGASGNAVTEDLVFMFEAMGVRTGIDIEKLIAARAPLMAGLPGEPVYGMTPEAGLPKGFVQGPAQETNPHA